Part of the Gemmatimonadota bacterium genome is shown below.
CGCCCAGCCGGTGCATGGCCTCGCTGACCAGGTATTCACGCAATACCGGGCCGAGCGGGGCGCGTCCGTCCCCGTTGCGGGAAAACACTGTCCGGCCGGAACCCTTCAGCTGGATTCCGTACCCCAGGCCGTCCCGGCCGACCACCTCGCCCAGGAGCAGGGCGCGCCCGTCGCCCAATTGCGGATTGAACATTCCGAACTGGTGTCCGGAATAGACCATGGCCAACGGGTCGGCGCCTTCGGGAATCTCGTTGCCGGCGAACACGGCGGCGCCGTACTCCGAATCCAGCATGTCGGCATCCAGGCCAAGGTCTCGGGCCAGATCACGGTTGAAGCAGACCATCCTGGGGCCGGACACCGGCGATGGCCGTGTACGGACAAAAAACCCCTCGCCAAGTGCGGTGTACTGGTTGTTGAAAGGTATCGCTGTCACGGGGTCAACGGATGGATTCACGGTGGTCCATGGCTTCAGGAACCGTCCGGGGCGGGACCACGTGGGCCCACGGTACGGCCCATCACCCGGCCCGGCTCCGATGGCCATGCCGGCCGGCGCCGGGCGGCATCCGGCTCACTGCGGGATCGGTTCCAATGGACAGGCCGACTCTCTCCGGCCGCCTAGGGCCCTGATGCATGCAGGAAACGGGGCAAGTAGTGTAACTTTTTGTTTTTATGGTGGCTACGGGTAGATTCGGGTAGATTCGGGTAGATTCGAACTACCGACCCCATCATTATGAGCATGACCTGATAATAATTTTTATATATTAATCCACTAGTGTCCCAACGTTTCATCCAATACATTCAATTGCTTATACGTCGGTGACATGTCGTTTTTGTGAGCCGTCATGGTAACCAGTTGATTCAACGGGATTCTCTCGAACGGGGTCAAGCTCAAAATCTGTAGAATTAATGGTATGACCCGCCCCTCCTTCGAGGGCGTCAACCTGCAACAGCTCCGATCGACGATGCAGTATCCAGCAACACCACCGGCATCCCGCACACGCCTGTCAGGCGGGATCCGATTCCGCAAGGGATCCGGACCGCGAAGGCGCGCGGTGTGGGGACGGTACAGCCCGTCAGGCTGCTGGTCTGCAGGGAAGGCGGTGTTCGGGAAGCATCCCGCCGGGAGCGGTTTCCCTTGTGCCCCGGAACCCGCTACAGTGAGCGCCCCGTTTCATTGCGGCGCCGGCAGCCTGGCGATCCGGAAGACAAGGAAAGCGGCCATGGCCCACTCCCGTCGGATACGGCTTCTGGGAGCCACAATGATCTCTACATCATTCACACACTCGAGGAATGAACCATGACCACGGTAAAGAATAGCACGATTATCCCCAAGACTAAGACCACCGCTCCCGCATACGTCGGCATCGACCTTGCCAAGAACTCGGTCCATGTCCACGGTGTCGACGGATCGGGCCGCACCTGTATCGACCGGAAGCTGAAGCCGGCGAAGCTGAAGGCGTTCCTGTCCAACCTGGAACCGTGCGTGGTGGGCATGGAGGCCTGCGGCCGGTCCCACCAGTGGGGCCGGGACGTGCTGGCCATGGGGCACGATGCGAAGCTCATGGCCCCGCAGTTCGTGAAGCCGTACGTCAAGTCCAACAAGAACGACCGTGCGGACGCCGAGGCGATCTGCGAGGCGGTCCAGCGCCCGAACATGCGGTTCGTGGGGATCAAGAGCGCGGACCGGCAGGCCCATCAGGCCATCCACCGGGTCCGTTCCCGGGCGGTGGGCAACCGGACGGCCCATGTGAACACGATCCGCGGCCTGCTGGCCGAGTTCGGCATCGAGATTCCCCAGGGCCGCAGCAAGGTCCGTCCCGCCGTTGCGGAGATTCTGGGCAATGGGGGAGCCGGGGAGGTTGATCTGCCGCCGCGGTTCCTGGATGTGCTGGCAGACCTCTACGACGAGCTGATGCACATGGACGAGCGGGTGGAGAGGTACGACCGGATGGTCGAGGAGATCGTCAAGGGAGACGAACAGGCACAGCTGCTGATGACGATTCCCGGGGTAGGGCCGCTGACGGCCACGGCGCTGCTGGCCACCATGGGCGATCCGGGTGTGTTCCGGAATGGCCGGGAATGTGCGGCCTGGATCGGCCTGGTTCCGAAACAGCACTCCACCGGGGGAAAGGACCGGCTGCTGGGGATATCGAAACGCGGCGACCGGTATCTGCGCTGCCTGCTGATCCATGGCGCCAGGGTGATAGTCACCCAGCTTTCCCGGAAGGAGAAGGCGGATCGGCGCAGCCGGTGGCTGAAGGAACTGCTGGAGCGTCGTCACAAGAACGTGGCGACGGTGGCGCTGGCGAACCGGATGGCCAGGACTGCGTGGGCGATCCTGACTTCCGGGAAGCCATACGAGGAGAATCACGTGCCTGCCTGAGGGCAGGCCAGCGGTGAACCGGGAGATCGACCCCGGACCCGAACATCAACCACATCGAAGAGAACAATTACCCACCAGGGTTGCTTGAGAGCAATTGATCGTGATGGCAGAAAAGGCAAACCGCCGGAGTGAGAACCTGACCCATGCAAAGACCCGATTCATGGAACACCTGACGGTGTACTGTGTAGAGGTCGAAGAATTGATAAGGACACACCGGTGCGCATTCCATCAGGGCCAGGGGCATGAGATCCCCGTCGAAAGGCCGGATATATGGCAGCAGCCTCTCCCTTCCGGATCGAAAAATTGTTCTTGCAAACCGGGGCGGGTCATATATGTGTGGAGACTTTCATTCAGCCAGAGGCGGCTCCGGATGATCGCCACCAGCACATAGACGGAGATCGCGATCCAGATTTGAGTCTTCACCGCATTCTCCGACGTTCCGAAGAAC
Proteins encoded:
- a CDS encoding IS110 family transposase; translation: MTTVKNSTIIPKTKTTAPAYVGIDLAKNSVHVHGVDGSGRTCIDRKLKPAKLKAFLSNLEPCVVGMEACGRSHQWGRDVLAMGHDAKLMAPQFVKPYVKSNKNDRADAEAICEAVQRPNMRFVGIKSADRQAHQAIHRVRSRAVGNRTAHVNTIRGLLAEFGIEIPQGRSKVRPAVAEILGNGGAGEVDLPPRFLDVLADLYDELMHMDERVERYDRMVEEIVKGDEQAQLLMTIPGVGPLTATALLATMGDPGVFRNGRECAAWIGLVPKQHSTGGKDRLLGISKRGDRYLRCLLIHGARVIVTQLSRKEKADRRSRWLKELLERRHKNVATVALANRMARTAWAILTSGKPYEENHVPA